The Spinacia oleracea cultivar Varoflay chromosome 2, BTI_SOV_V1, whole genome shotgun sequence DNA segment TGTTGTTGTGTGAACTTTTATTACATAGGAGAGAAAAAAAGATGGATTTAACATTTTAAGAATTGAGAATTTGGGGTTGTGAGTTTTTGCAATGGTAGCATTGTCATCAATGGAAGAAACACCATTTCCAGCTTGGTCATGGTCAGTTGACAAATGCTTAAAAGAGTACAATGTCAAACTAGACAAGGGTTTGAGCAGTTATGAAGTGGAAAAGAGAAGAGATAAGCATGGATGGAATGAATTAGACAAGGAAAAAGGGAAACCTTTATGGCATCTTGTGTTAGAACAATTTGATGATATGCTTGTAAAAATACTAATAATAGCAGCTTTTATATCATTCATACTTGCTTATATCCATGGCCGGGAATCTGGGGAATCCGGTTTTGAAGCATATGTTGAACCCTTTGTTATTGTGTTGATCCTTGttcttaatgccattgttggtgtatggcaagaaACTAATGCCGAAAAAGCCCTTGAAGCACTCAAGGATTTACAGTGTGAGTCTGCTAAGGTTATTAGAGACGGTTACCTTGTCCCGGACTTACCTTCAAGGGAGTTGATACCAGGTGACATTGTTGAATTACGAGTTGGTGATAAAGTTCCAGCTGATATGAGAGTTGCGGTTCTGAAAACTTCGACTTTGAGAGTCGAACAAAGCTCGTTAACTGGTGAATCAATGCCTGTTTTGAAGTGCACTTTGCCTGTTTTTCAAGATGATTGTGAGTTACAGGCAAAAGAGAACATGCTTTTTGCAGGGACAACGGTTGCTAATGGTGCTTGTCTTTGCATTGTTGTTGATACTGGGATGAATACCGAGATTGGGAAGATTCAGACTCAAATTCACGAGGCTTCATTAGATGAAAGCGAGACTCCTTTAAAGAAGAAGCTTGATGAATTTGGTAGTAGGCTTACTACATTTATTGGAATTGTTTGCCTTCTTGTTTGGGTTATTAACTACAAATACTTCCTTTCTTGGGATGTTGTTAATGGTTGGCCTACAAATTTTCAATTCTCTTTCGAGAAGTGTACTTACTATTTTAAGATAGCAGTTGCACTTGCAGTAGCTGCTATCCCTGAAGGGTTACCTGCAGTTATTACAACTTGTTTGGCTTTAGGCACAAGGAAGATGGCACAAAAGAACGCCATTGTTCGAAAGCTACCAAGTGTGGAAACGTTAGGGTGTACGACTGTCATTTGTTCGGATAAAACAGGCACTCTGACAACCAACCAGATGGCTGTGACCGAGTTCTTTACTCTGGGAGGGAAAACTACAACTTCCCGCGTTTTTAAAGTTGATGGTACTACGTATGATCCTAAGGATGGTGGGATAGTGGATTGGAGTTGCTATAATATGGACGCGAACCTTCAAGCTGTGGCAGAAATATCTGCTGTCTGTAATGATGCAGGGATTTTCTGCAATGGCCGTGCATATCAAGCTACCGGTTTGCCTACTGAAGCAGCTCTTAAAGTTTTAGTTGAGAAGATGGGTGTTCCTGATGCTAAGGTCAGGAACAAAATCCGCGACATGCAGCTTGCTGCTAATTATATGATTGACCGTACCACCATCAAACTAGGTGAGGAGCTTATACTTAATCTTCTCGCAGTAATttctttttgatgattttggtaGCACAAATATTTACAGCAATGCCCTCTTAAAACCAGGTGCTTTATTCTACCTACTCATAACACCCCAACTAAAATCCAACCCCTGCTACTCGGAGGAAGATGGAAATGCTATTCAGTGCACCATCCCTGATTCTCCCTGGTCAATCCTAGAATTTAGAATTCAGCTGTAAAAACTTTGTTGTATAGAGAAAATGGTGGATAGAACTGGTTATTGGGCGGGTTGGGTCAGAGTCGATGCGGGTCAAAAGCAGGTCGGGTCAGAGTCGGTGTGGGTCAAAATTATTGTGTTTTAAGTTCGGTCCTATATTGACCATGTTCCAAAAAGATCTTGTCCAATACGAGCCTTGCCCGATAAGAACCCTATACCCATTAGGCTACcatgtccaataaccaggtctaatgGTAGATATTGATCTATGAAAAATAATACTGGTGTTTATATTTTGATGGGCAGTTTGCTGCGACTGGTGGGCAAAGAGGGCAAAGAGGTTGGCCACACTTGAGTTTGACAGATTTCGCAAGTCTATGAGTGTCATCGTTCAGGAGCCAACTGGGCACAACCGTCTACTGGTTAAGGTGAGTTTAATGAGCTGCTAACTTATAGTATCTCATTTCATTTGCTGTAAACAAATCATGTGATTAAAAGCAATGAGTTAACAGGGTGCTGTTGAGAGTTTATTGGAGCGCACTTCACATGTTCAACTAGCAGATGGATCAATTTGTCCAATCGATGAATCCTGCAAGCAATTGTTGTTGATGAGACAGCTTGAGATGAGCTCAAAGGGATTAAGATGTCTGGGATTAGCATACAAGGATGACTTGGATGAGCTTTCTGATTACTCCAATGAAAGTCATCCAGCCCATAAGAAGCTCCTTGATCCCGCTTGCTACCCAGAAATTGAGAGCGACCTTGTTTTTGTTGGGGTGGTTGGTATAATGGTGAGATCTTTTTCCCCCTTCATAACTTTGATTATTATGTCATTCATAGCAAGCTAGTTACTCTTCTAAGAGCATGTTTGTTATAATGTTTTTGAGTAATGGAAATGGAATTTGATATGATAACACAATCCCTTTTCCTAATGATAACAATTACCACCATTTCTTACCTCTCCCAACCCTATGGTAACAAAATTGTTACTCTCGTCAATCCTTATTTGTGACAAATGATTCTTTTCTCAAGGTATATCAAACAACTTGTAATGGTAATAGTTAAAATTACCATTTCCCCTTATGTATTTCCTTTCTTAAATTTATACCAAACATGCCCTAAGACTTTAAATGGAACAGGATCCACCTCGCGAGGAAGTGCAACAAGCGATGGGTGATTGTAGACAAGCAGGGATCAAAGTGATCGTGATTACTGGAGACAACAAGTCAACAGCTGAGTCCATCAGTCAAGAAATTCAGTTGTTTGGTAACAGTGAAGAGCTAAAGGGAAGAAGCTTCACTGGCAGAGAATTCATGGGATTTTCCTCTTCAGAACAGATTGAAATTTTGTCTAGACCTGGAGGCAAGGTTTTCTCTCGCGCTGAACCCAAACACAAGCAAGAAATTGTTAGGATGCTTAAGGATATGGGAGAAATTGTTGCTATGACTGGAGATGGTGTCAATGATGCTCCTGCTCTCAAACTCGCTGACATTGGCATTGCAATGGGCATTTCTGGAACTGAGGTACACATTCACTTCTTTTTCTTGACCAAGTACTTACTGGTCCCCGAGGGAACTTTCTGCGTGAGGTTGGGAGGGGTAAGaggtagacctggttattgggcgGGTTGGGTCAAAGTCGATGCAGGTCAAAAGCGGGTCATGTAATGAAAATGTCAATTTTAGTGGGTTAATAGCGGGTCACGGGCCAATAGTGGGCGTGTCAATAAACAAACAAGGGaaaatcataataataataataaaaaaaaggtcGTATGCGAGTACAAGTGAATACAGAGCTATCCACATAATTTTTTATATCATAACTATTTTAGTTTTTGAAAATATTGTGTTATAAGTTTGGCCCTATATTGATCCTTTCCAATAAAGGTCATGTTCAATAAATTCCTATGTTCATTGGACTACCCtatccaataaccaggtctagtaaGAGGGGATCTCAACCCACAGGGAAACCATATTAACATGACCCAAACCCTAtgtccattggactaccctatccaataaccaggtctagtacGAGGGGATCTCAACCCACAGGGAAACCAATCTTTTAGTAGGTAACTAGATTTTACTCAGAAGGAAACCTCGATAACATTGAGCTTCACATTGAAGTCCACTCGATTCTTGGCACATCCACATTCATGAATGTCAAGATAGGCAGTCTTGTATCTCATTCCCTGTATATTCCCAGAACTAAAATGACAAAGTGATTCAGGTGGCAAAAGAAGCTGCAGATATGATTTTGGCCGATGACAACTTCAGTAGCATAGTTTCCGCTGTTGCTGAGGGTCGCTCAATTTATAACAACATGAAAGCTTTCATTAGGTATGGTGATTTCCTATTAACATCCACCCACAAAGCTTTATCCTTTGGATTGGTTACTAATGTTCAAACCCCTTCTCTCTTCTATCTGTGTGTGCAGGTACATGATATCATCAAATGTAGGGGAGGTCATATCTATATTCTTGACCGCGGCACTTGGTATTCCAGAATGTATGATACCTGTGCAGCTTTTGTGGGTGAATTTGGTCACCGATGGCCCACCTGCAACCGCCCTAGGTTTCAACCCTGCAGATGTAGACATCATGCAGAAACCACCCCGTAAAAGCAATGATGCTCTTATCAATTCCTGGGTTCTCTTCCGATACCTGGTGCGTATTTGCAAACTGTTTGCATACTTTTATTTCCGGTACTTCATAATTAACGAAGAAGCATGGTTTTTACTATTTGCATACTTAGGTTTTCAGTACTCTTTCCTTCACTAATCTCTTACATTAGATATTGGTATTTACTCCTGTGGATCTTTCAGAGATGGCCTTTATGGACAGGTTAAGGACAAAGCTCTGTTTGTTCGAAGGAAAACACCTGtctggaaaatgattttccattttccttcGTTTGTTTTTTGGAAACCAAATTTCCTTTTGAAAAGAAGGAATGCCACATTTTCCACTCTAATCCCTTACATTtccttttctctcctctcctttccTCTTCTATGTTTTCTTTCTTTGTAATTTTTCTCCCAAGgaaacaaacaaagaaaaattatTTTCCCTTGAAATTGTTAAATCATTTTCCTTTGAAAATGTTTTCCGTTGAAACAAACGAGCCTGAGAGTACATATGTCTAGGCTCCCCCCCAATCCTTACCAGAAAAGGGAATCCTAATCCCTGCATCAAAACTGCAGAGGAGTGAGGCCATAATTCACGAAGGATGCATAAAAGTCCTTTTATGTTCAGTTACTGTTTAACTGATGATACCTCCAATTGCTACAGGTGATTGGTTCCTATGTTGGGGTGGCAACAGTCGGAATCTTTGTCTTATGGTTTACTCAACCTTCTTTTCTGGGTATCAATCTCATAAGCGATGGCCACACACTCGTACACTTATCTCAGCTCCAAAACTGGGGAGAGTGCTCTTCATGGTCGAACTTCACTGCTTCCCCATTCACAGTTGCAGGAGGGAACATCATAAGCTTCACAAATCCATGCGACTATTTTACTGTTGGTAAAGTGAAGGCAATGACACTATCACTTTCTGTTTTAGTGGCAATAGAAATGTTCAATTCCCTAAATGCCCTCTCGGAAGACAACAGTCTGATCACAATGCCGCCATGGAGAAACCCTTGGTTGTTGATTGCCATGTCTCTCTCTTTCGGGCTTCACTGTCTTATAATGTATGTTCCTATACTGGCAAATGTGTTTGGGATTGTTCCATTGAGTTCTTCTGAGTGGTTATTGGTCATCATTGTTTCGGCTCCTGTGATCCTTCTCGATGAAATTCTCAAGTTAATAGGAAGGAGTAGAAGAAAGATGATGACAAAGAAGTTGAAGGTGAAGGCAATGTAGAAAAAGTCTGCTGTTCTAGGAACTTAACTGATGGAGTGGATATGAAAAGCAATGGCATGATATATATAACTTTGTTTTTCCATATGATTATAGCATATGGTTTAGAGTTAGACTCAGTTGTAATTGTCCATGTACATTATAACAACAAAGGAATgtggtttttctttttcttttctgtttCATTCCTTTTTTCCGACTGCCATTTCCCGGCAAGTTAGCATAAAGTGAACGCTAATTGTTCCAAACATAGCATTTATAAAAATGGCTGAGTTTCAGTGATTTTTCAGCTGATTCATAGTAATAAAGCTAAAAATACTATGGTAATGAGTTCGATCTATTTACCTGTTTGCATATAATTGTGCTGCAATGACAAGTTACGCTGCACGCCAGCCAAAACGTAGCTGATCCACTTCCACTGGGAAAGCCAGATAATTGACCAACGAGATTAAATCAAGGCAAACTGTTAGATCACCAAAGATGACAGGTAAATAATATTGTATAGAAGTTTAAGAATAAATTCAAGAACAGGTAATTTAAGCAACCAAATCAATATCATCTTTACTGTCATTCTTCATGATCTTGCAATATACATTTTCCAGCACTGCGTAAATCTCATTCGATTTTGGATGAGATTTATCCTCAACAATGAACATATGAATTTGATCTGCCTCTTCAATACAACTATACCCAGCTAATTTTGTTACTTGGTTTCCCTTCATCATCTTTCTCAGCTTTACAACTCCATCCCATCTCTTAACTGAAGCATAAATATTAGAAAGAATGACGTAATTCCCTGAATTCCACGGCTCAAGCTCAAAAAGGGCCTCTGCCGCCTTCTCTGCCACCTCGACGTTACAATGGAAACTACAGGCCCCTAAAAGGGTGCCCCATATCACAGAGTCAGGCTTCATTGGCATAGTTTGTATAAGATTATAAGCTTCATTGAGTTTCCCTTTACGACCAAGAAGATCAACCATACAACCATAATGTTCTAACTTTGGAATGATTCCAAACTTATCCTTCATTGATT contains these protein-coding regions:
- the LOC110786621 gene encoding calcium-transporting ATPase, endoplasmic reticulum-type, with amino-acid sequence MVALSSMEETPFPAWSWSVDKCLKEYNVKLDKGLSSYEVEKRRDKHGWNELDKEKGKPLWHLVLEQFDDMLVKILIIAAFISFILAYIHGRESGESGFEAYVEPFVIVLILVLNAIVGVWQETNAEKALEALKDLQCESAKVIRDGYLVPDLPSRELIPGDIVELRVGDKVPADMRVAVLKTSTLRVEQSSLTGESMPVLKCTLPVFQDDCELQAKENMLFAGTTVANGACLCIVVDTGMNTEIGKIQTQIHEASLDESETPLKKKLDEFGSRLTTFIGIVCLLVWVINYKYFLSWDVVNGWPTNFQFSFEKCTYYFKIAVALAVAAIPEGLPAVITTCLALGTRKMAQKNAIVRKLPSVETLGCTTVICSDKTGTLTTNQMAVTEFFTLGGKTTTSRVFKVDGTTYDPKDGGIVDWSCYNMDANLQAVAEISAVCNDAGIFCNGRAYQATGLPTEAALKVLVEKMGVPDAKVRNKIRDMQLAANYMIDRTTIKLVCCDWWAKRAKRLATLEFDRFRKSMSVIVQEPTGHNRLLVKGAVESLLERTSHVQLADGSICPIDESCKQLLLMRQLEMSSKGLRCLGLAYKDDLDELSDYSNESHPAHKKLLDPACYPEIESDLVFVGVVGIMDPPREEVQQAMGDCRQAGIKVIVITGDNKSTAESISQEIQLFGNSEELKGRSFTGREFMGFSSSEQIEILSRPGGKVFSRAEPKHKQEIVRMLKDMGEIVAMTGDGVNDAPALKLADIGIAMGISGTEVAKEAADMILADDNFSSIVSAVAEGRSIYNNMKAFIRYMISSNVGEVISIFLTAALGIPECMIPVQLLWVNLVTDGPPATALGFNPADVDIMQKPPRKSNDALINSWVLFRYLVIGSYVGVATVGIFVLWFTQPSFLGINLISDGHTLVHLSQLQNWGECSSWSNFTASPFTVAGGNIISFTNPCDYFTVGKVKAMTLSLSVLVAIEMFNSLNALSEDNSLITMPPWRNPWLLIAMSLSFGLHCLIMYVPILANVFGIVPLSSSEWLLVIIVSAPVILLDEILKLIGRSRRKMMTKKLKVKAM